The following coding sequences are from one Stegostoma tigrinum isolate sSteTig4 chromosome 11, sSteTig4.hap1, whole genome shotgun sequence window:
- the LOC125450231 gene encoding ral guanine nucleotide dissociation stimulator-like 1 isoform X4, protein MASGDELPSHLTVDTSNVQILNSETSKRLVENFVIALMNKERFYIRTFFSTYKAYTTAESVLYILLDNGNNDNIPSCEELENPVPTETVTEIRKSKTFDGPNSEKDEEPSSPKATAEISNSGNVDSANGEENGSCGSSGSSEIIAEYGSFDTSEAEEIPVIDSVSTNSGNNANIPSCEELENPIPPETVAEIRKSKTFDSPNSDKVGEPSSPKATAEISNSGNVDSANGEENGSCGSSGSSEIIAKSIDFNRSNFLEEYNFSPAEKETLMKIAIPEILEIWLEESAEDFRQVPTYSCLRKVLSYLNQTVPGSDAEHRAQKLLSRFLAEETAEKEMFKGYRRRVRFYIGEEHDQTIEQVDEKLLSYPSRFIAEQLTFMDADLFRKLVPSQCLGSIWSQRGKEAKQHLVSTVQATITQFNNVTKCVTSTILRPQQLKPRHTAKIIEKWVDVAQECRTLQNFSSVHAITTALQSNSVFNLKKTWAAVSKSSKITFEDLSNNEEDNFIASRELLMEDIVQGIVPYLGTFLTEFSALDSAFPNYHSNGLINFDKRQKLL, encoded by the exons gcatcaggagatgagcttccatccCATCTCACTGTCGATACCTCCAAcgttcaaattcttaactctgagacctcaaaaagactcgtcgaaaattttgtaatcgctctcatgaacaaggagcgtttctacatccgcacattcttttcgacatacaaagcatataccactgctgaaagtgtgttgtacatcctcctggacaa cggaaacaatgataacattccgagctgtgaggagcttgaaaatccagtGCCTACAGAGACAGTTacagagatcagaaa gtccaaaacctttgatggcccaaactctgagaaagatgaagaaccaagttcaccaaaagcgactgcagaaatctcaaa ttctggaaatgttgacagtgcaaatggtgaggaaaatggaagttgtggttcttcaggatccagtgaaataattgctga atatggaagctttgacacctcagaggcagaagagattccagtaatcgattcagtgagcacaaa cagtgggaacaatgctaacattccgagctgtgaggagcttgaaaatccaattcctccagAGACAGTTgcagagatcagaaa gtccaaaacctttgacagcccaaactctgataaAGTTGGAGAACCAAGTTCACCGAAAGCGACTGCagaaatttcaaa ttctggaaatgttgacagtgcaaatggtgaggaaaatggaagttgtggttcttcaggatccagcgaaataattgctaa aagcatagacttcaacagatcaaactttctagaagaatataatttcagtcctgcagaaaaggaaacactaatgaaaat tgctatacctgaaattctcgaaatctggctggaggagtctgccgaagactttcgtcaagttccaacttactcttgtctccggaaggtactttcctacttgaaccagacagtgccggggtcagatgctgaacatcgggcccagaaactcctgagtcggtttttggcggaggaaacagcagagaaagagatgttca aaggctaccgtagaagagttagattctatattggagaagaacacgaccaaaccatcgaacaagttgatgaaaagctcctgtcctacccatcacgcttcattgcagagcagctaacttttatggatgct gatctttttcggaaacttgtgcccagccaatgtttagggtccatctggtctcaacgagggaaggaagcaaaacagcatctggtatcaaccgtccaggccaccattacacagttcaataatgttacaaaatgtgtcaccagcaccatattaagacctcaacagctgaaaccacggcacacggctaaaatcattgagaaatgggttgatgttgcccag gaatgtaggactttgcagaatttctcgtcagTGCATGCAATTACCACGGCATTGCAatcgaatagtgtgttcaatttgaagaagacttgggcagccgtgtcaaa gagcagtaagataacatttgaagacctttcaaacaatgaagaagataactttatTGCAAGTAGAGAGCTGCTGatggag gatatcgttcagggaattgtgccgtacctgggaactttcttgacagaattttcagcgctggattcggctttcccgaattaccattca aatggcttgatcaactttgacaagagacaaaaa
- the LOC125450231 gene encoding ral guanine nucleotide dissociation stimulator-like 1 isoform X1, with protein MASGDELPSHLTVDTSNVQILNSETSKRLVENFVIALMNKERFYIRTFFSTYKAYTTAESVLYILLDKYGSFGTSEAEEIPVIDSVSTNSGNNDNIPSCEELENPVPTETVTEIRKSKTFDGPNSEKDEEPSSPKATAEISNSGNVDSANGEENGSCGSSGSSEIIAEYGSFDTSEAEEIPVIDSVSTNSGNNANIPSCEELENPIPPETVAEIRKSKTFDSPNSDKVGEPSSPKATAEISNSGNVDSANGEENGSCGSSGSSEIIAKSIDFNRSNFLEEYNFSPAEKETLMKIAIPEILEIWLEESAEDFRQVPTYSCLRKVLSYLNQTVPGSDAEHRAQKLLSRFLAEETAEKEMFKGYRRRVRFYIGEEHDQTIEQVDEKLLSYPSRFIAEQLTFMDADLFRKLVPSQCLGSIWSQRGKEAKQHLVSTVQATITQFNNVTKCVTSTILRPQQLKPRHTAKIIEKWVDVAQECRTLQNFSSVHAITTALQSNSVFNLKKTWAAVSKSSKITFEDLSNNEEDNFIASRELLMEDIVQGIVPYLGTFLTEFSALDSAFPNYHSNGLINFDKRQKLL; from the exons gcatcaggagatgagcttccatccCATCTCACTGTCGATACCTCCAAcgttcaaattcttaactctgagacctcaaaaagactcgtcgaaaattttgtaatcgctctcatgaacaaggagcgtttctacatccgcacattcttttcgacatacaaagcatataccactgctgaaagtgtgttgtacatcctcctggacaa atatggaagctttggcacctcagaggcagaagagattccagtaatcgattcagtgagcacaaa cagcggaaacaatgataacattccgagctgtgaggagcttgaaaatccagtGCCTACAGAGACAGTTacagagatcagaaa gtccaaaacctttgatggcccaaactctgagaaagatgaagaaccaagttcaccaaaagcgactgcagaaatctcaaa ttctggaaatgttgacagtgcaaatggtgaggaaaatggaagttgtggttcttcaggatccagtgaaataattgctga atatggaagctttgacacctcagaggcagaagagattccagtaatcgattcagtgagcacaaa cagtgggaacaatgctaacattccgagctgtgaggagcttgaaaatccaattcctccagAGACAGTTgcagagatcagaaa gtccaaaacctttgacagcccaaactctgataaAGTTGGAGAACCAAGTTCACCGAAAGCGACTGCagaaatttcaaa ttctggaaatgttgacagtgcaaatggtgaggaaaatggaagttgtggttcttcaggatccagcgaaataattgctaa aagcatagacttcaacagatcaaactttctagaagaatataatttcagtcctgcagaaaaggaaacactaatgaaaat tgctatacctgaaattctcgaaatctggctggaggagtctgccgaagactttcgtcaagttccaacttactcttgtctccggaaggtactttcctacttgaaccagacagtgccggggtcagatgctgaacatcgggcccagaaactcctgagtcggtttttggcggaggaaacagcagagaaagagatgttca aaggctaccgtagaagagttagattctatattggagaagaacacgaccaaaccatcgaacaagttgatgaaaagctcctgtcctacccatcacgcttcattgcagagcagctaacttttatggatgct gatctttttcggaaacttgtgcccagccaatgtttagggtccatctggtctcaacgagggaaggaagcaaaacagcatctggtatcaaccgtccaggccaccattacacagttcaataatgttacaaaatgtgtcaccagcaccatattaagacctcaacagctgaaaccacggcacacggctaaaatcattgagaaatgggttgatgttgcccag gaatgtaggactttgcagaatttctcgtcagTGCATGCAATTACCACGGCATTGCAatcgaatagtgtgttcaatttgaagaagacttgggcagccgtgtcaaa gagcagtaagataacatttgaagacctttcaaacaatgaagaagataactttatTGCAAGTAGAGAGCTGCTGatggag gatatcgttcagggaattgtgccgtacctgggaactttcttgacagaattttcagcgctggattcggctttcccgaattaccattca aatggcttgatcaactttgacaagagacaaaaa
- the LOC125450231 gene encoding ral guanine nucleotide dissociation stimulator-like 1 isoform X5, with protein MASGDELPSHLTVDTSNVQILNSETSKRLVENFVIALMNKERFYIRTFFSTYKAYTTAESVLYILLDKYGSFGTSEAEEIPVIDSVSTNSGNNDNIPSCEELENPVPTETVTEIRKSKTFDGPNSEKDEEPSSPKATAEISNSGNVDSANGEENGSCGSSGSSEIIAEYGSFDTSEAEEIPVIDSVSTNSGNNANIPSCEELENPIPPETVAEIRKSKTFDSPNSDKVGEPSSPKATAEISNSGNVDSANGEENGSCGSSGSSEIIANAIPEILEIWLEESAEDFRQVPTYSCLRKVLSYLNQTVPGSDAEHRAQKLLSRFLAEETAEKEMFKGYRRRVRFYIGEEHDQTIEQVDEKLLSYPSRFIAEQLTFMDADLFRKLVPSQCLGSIWSQRGKEAKQHLVSTVQATITQFNNVTKCVTSTILRPQQLKPRHTAKIIEKWVDVAQECRTLQNFSSVHAITTALQSNSVFNLKKTWAAVSKSSKITFEDLSNNEEDNFIASRELLMEDIVQGIVPYLGTFLTEFSALDSAFPNYHSNGLINFDKRQKLL; from the exons gcatcaggagatgagcttccatccCATCTCACTGTCGATACCTCCAAcgttcaaattcttaactctgagacctcaaaaagactcgtcgaaaattttgtaatcgctctcatgaacaaggagcgtttctacatccgcacattcttttcgacatacaaagcatataccactgctgaaagtgtgttgtacatcctcctggacaa atatggaagctttggcacctcagaggcagaagagattccagtaatcgattcagtgagcacaaa cagcggaaacaatgataacattccgagctgtgaggagcttgaaaatccagtGCCTACAGAGACAGTTacagagatcagaaa gtccaaaacctttgatggcccaaactctgagaaagatgaagaaccaagttcaccaaaagcgactgcagaaatctcaaa ttctggaaatgttgacagtgcaaatggtgaggaaaatggaagttgtggttcttcaggatccagtgaaataattgctga atatggaagctttgacacctcagaggcagaagagattccagtaatcgattcagtgagcacaaa cagtgggaacaatgctaacattccgagctgtgaggagcttgaaaatccaattcctccagAGACAGTTgcagagatcagaaa gtccaaaacctttgacagcccaaactctgataaAGTTGGAGAACCAAGTTCACCGAAAGCGACTGCagaaatttcaaa ttctggaaatgttgacagtgcaaatggtgaggaaaatggaagttgtggttcttcaggatccagcgaaataattgctaa tgctatacctgaaattctcgaaatctggctggaggagtctgccgaagactttcgtcaagttccaacttactcttgtctccggaaggtactttcctacttgaaccagacagtgccggggtcagatgctgaacatcgggcccagaaactcctgagtcggtttttggcggaggaaacagcagagaaagagatgttca aaggctaccgtagaagagttagattctatattggagaagaacacgaccaaaccatcgaacaagttgatgaaaagctcctgtcctacccatcacgcttcattgcagagcagctaacttttatggatgct gatctttttcggaaacttgtgcccagccaatgtttagggtccatctggtctcaacgagggaaggaagcaaaacagcatctggtatcaaccgtccaggccaccattacacagttcaataatgttacaaaatgtgtcaccagcaccatattaagacctcaacagctgaaaccacggcacacggctaaaatcattgagaaatgggttgatgttgcccag gaatgtaggactttgcagaatttctcgtcagTGCATGCAATTACCACGGCATTGCAatcgaatagtgtgttcaatttgaagaagacttgggcagccgtgtcaaa gagcagtaagataacatttgaagacctttcaaacaatgaagaagataactttatTGCAAGTAGAGAGCTGCTGatggag gatatcgttcagggaattgtgccgtacctgggaactttcttgacagaattttcagcgctggattcggctttcccgaattaccattca aatggcttgatcaactttgacaagagacaaaaa
- the LOC125450231 gene encoding ral guanine nucleotide dissociation stimulator-like 1 isoform X2 has protein sequence MASGDELPSHLTVDTSNVQILNSETSKRLVENFVIALMNKERFYIRTFFSTYKAYTTAESVLYILLDKYGSFGTSEAEEIPVIDSVSTNGNNDNIPSCEELENPVPTETVTEIRKSKTFDGPNSEKDEEPSSPKATAEISNSGNVDSANGEENGSCGSSGSSEIIAEYGSFDTSEAEEIPVIDSVSTNSGNNANIPSCEELENPIPPETVAEIRKSKTFDSPNSDKVGEPSSPKATAEISNSGNVDSANGEENGSCGSSGSSEIIAKSIDFNRSNFLEEYNFSPAEKETLMKIAIPEILEIWLEESAEDFRQVPTYSCLRKVLSYLNQTVPGSDAEHRAQKLLSRFLAEETAEKEMFKGYRRRVRFYIGEEHDQTIEQVDEKLLSYPSRFIAEQLTFMDADLFRKLVPSQCLGSIWSQRGKEAKQHLVSTVQATITQFNNVTKCVTSTILRPQQLKPRHTAKIIEKWVDVAQECRTLQNFSSVHAITTALQSNSVFNLKKTWAAVSKSSKITFEDLSNNEEDNFIASRELLMEDIVQGIVPYLGTFLTEFSALDSAFPNYHSNGLINFDKRQKLL, from the exons gcatcaggagatgagcttccatccCATCTCACTGTCGATACCTCCAAcgttcaaattcttaactctgagacctcaaaaagactcgtcgaaaattttgtaatcgctctcatgaacaaggagcgtttctacatccgcacattcttttcgacatacaaagcatataccactgctgaaagtgtgttgtacatcctcctggacaa atatggaagctttggcacctcagaggcagaagagattccagtaatcgattcagtgagcacaaa cggaaacaatgataacattccgagctgtgaggagcttgaaaatccagtGCCTACAGAGACAGTTacagagatcagaaa gtccaaaacctttgatggcccaaactctgagaaagatgaagaaccaagttcaccaaaagcgactgcagaaatctcaaa ttctggaaatgttgacagtgcaaatggtgaggaaaatggaagttgtggttcttcaggatccagtgaaataattgctga atatggaagctttgacacctcagaggcagaagagattccagtaatcgattcagtgagcacaaa cagtgggaacaatgctaacattccgagctgtgaggagcttgaaaatccaattcctccagAGACAGTTgcagagatcagaaa gtccaaaacctttgacagcccaaactctgataaAGTTGGAGAACCAAGTTCACCGAAAGCGACTGCagaaatttcaaa ttctggaaatgttgacagtgcaaatggtgaggaaaatggaagttgtggttcttcaggatccagcgaaataattgctaa aagcatagacttcaacagatcaaactttctagaagaatataatttcagtcctgcagaaaaggaaacactaatgaaaat tgctatacctgaaattctcgaaatctggctggaggagtctgccgaagactttcgtcaagttccaacttactcttgtctccggaaggtactttcctacttgaaccagacagtgccggggtcagatgctgaacatcgggcccagaaactcctgagtcggtttttggcggaggaaacagcagagaaagagatgttca aaggctaccgtagaagagttagattctatattggagaagaacacgaccaaaccatcgaacaagttgatgaaaagctcctgtcctacccatcacgcttcattgcagagcagctaacttttatggatgct gatctttttcggaaacttgtgcccagccaatgtttagggtccatctggtctcaacgagggaaggaagcaaaacagcatctggtatcaaccgtccaggccaccattacacagttcaataatgttacaaaatgtgtcaccagcaccatattaagacctcaacagctgaaaccacggcacacggctaaaatcattgagaaatgggttgatgttgcccag gaatgtaggactttgcagaatttctcgtcagTGCATGCAATTACCACGGCATTGCAatcgaatagtgtgttcaatttgaagaagacttgggcagccgtgtcaaa gagcagtaagataacatttgaagacctttcaaacaatgaagaagataactttatTGCAAGTAGAGAGCTGCTGatggag gatatcgttcagggaattgtgccgtacctgggaactttcttgacagaattttcagcgctggattcggctttcccgaattaccattca aatggcttgatcaactttgacaagagacaaaaa
- the LOC125450231 gene encoding ral guanine nucleotide dissociation stimulator-like 1 isoform X3 — MASGDELPSHLTVDTSNVQILNSETSKRLVENFVIALMNKERFYIRTFFSTYKAYTTAESVLYILLDNSGNNDNIPSCEELENPVPTETVTEIRKSKTFDGPNSEKDEEPSSPKATAEISNSGNVDSANGEENGSCGSSGSSEIIAEYGSFDTSEAEEIPVIDSVSTNSGNNANIPSCEELENPIPPETVAEIRKSKTFDSPNSDKVGEPSSPKATAEISNSGNVDSANGEENGSCGSSGSSEIIAKSIDFNRSNFLEEYNFSPAEKETLMKIAIPEILEIWLEESAEDFRQVPTYSCLRKVLSYLNQTVPGSDAEHRAQKLLSRFLAEETAEKEMFKGYRRRVRFYIGEEHDQTIEQVDEKLLSYPSRFIAEQLTFMDADLFRKLVPSQCLGSIWSQRGKEAKQHLVSTVQATITQFNNVTKCVTSTILRPQQLKPRHTAKIIEKWVDVAQECRTLQNFSSVHAITTALQSNSVFNLKKTWAAVSKSSKITFEDLSNNEEDNFIASRELLMEDIVQGIVPYLGTFLTEFSALDSAFPNYHSNGLINFDKRQKLL, encoded by the exons gcatcaggagatgagcttccatccCATCTCACTGTCGATACCTCCAAcgttcaaattcttaactctgagacctcaaaaagactcgtcgaaaattttgtaatcgctctcatgaacaaggagcgtttctacatccgcacattcttttcgacatacaaagcatataccactgctgaaagtgtgttgtacatcctcctggacaa cagcggaaacaatgataacattccgagctgtgaggagcttgaaaatccagtGCCTACAGAGACAGTTacagagatcagaaa gtccaaaacctttgatggcccaaactctgagaaagatgaagaaccaagttcaccaaaagcgactgcagaaatctcaaa ttctggaaatgttgacagtgcaaatggtgaggaaaatggaagttgtggttcttcaggatccagtgaaataattgctga atatggaagctttgacacctcagaggcagaagagattccagtaatcgattcagtgagcacaaa cagtgggaacaatgctaacattccgagctgtgaggagcttgaaaatccaattcctccagAGACAGTTgcagagatcagaaa gtccaaaacctttgacagcccaaactctgataaAGTTGGAGAACCAAGTTCACCGAAAGCGACTGCagaaatttcaaa ttctggaaatgttgacagtgcaaatggtgaggaaaatggaagttgtggttcttcaggatccagcgaaataattgctaa aagcatagacttcaacagatcaaactttctagaagaatataatttcagtcctgcagaaaaggaaacactaatgaaaat tgctatacctgaaattctcgaaatctggctggaggagtctgccgaagactttcgtcaagttccaacttactcttgtctccggaaggtactttcctacttgaaccagacagtgccggggtcagatgctgaacatcgggcccagaaactcctgagtcggtttttggcggaggaaacagcagagaaagagatgttca aaggctaccgtagaagagttagattctatattggagaagaacacgaccaaaccatcgaacaagttgatgaaaagctcctgtcctacccatcacgcttcattgcagagcagctaacttttatggatgct gatctttttcggaaacttgtgcccagccaatgtttagggtccatctggtctcaacgagggaaggaagcaaaacagcatctggtatcaaccgtccaggccaccattacacagttcaataatgttacaaaatgtgtcaccagcaccatattaagacctcaacagctgaaaccacggcacacggctaaaatcattgagaaatgggttgatgttgcccag gaatgtaggactttgcagaatttctcgtcagTGCATGCAATTACCACGGCATTGCAatcgaatagtgtgttcaatttgaagaagacttgggcagccgtgtcaaa gagcagtaagataacatttgaagacctttcaaacaatgaagaagataactttatTGCAAGTAGAGAGCTGCTGatggag gatatcgttcagggaattgtgccgtacctgggaactttcttgacagaattttcagcgctggattcggctttcccgaattaccattca aatggcttgatcaactttgacaagagacaaaaa
- the LOC125450231 gene encoding ral guanine nucleotide dissociation stimulator-like 1 isoform X6, translating into MASGDELPSHLTVDTSNVQILNSETSKRLVENFVIALMNKERFYIRTFFSTYKAYTTAESVLYILLDKYGSFGTSEAEEIPVIDSVSTNSGNNDNIPSCEELENPVPTETVTEIRKSKTFDGPNSEKDEEPSSPKATAEISNSGNVDSANGEENGSCGSSGSSEIIAESKTFDSPNSDKVGEPSSPKATAEISNSGNVDSANGEENGSCGSSGSSEIIAKSIDFNRSNFLEEYNFSPAEKETLMKIAIPEILEIWLEESAEDFRQVPTYSCLRKVLSYLNQTVPGSDAEHRAQKLLSRFLAEETAEKEMFKGYRRRVRFYIGEEHDQTIEQVDEKLLSYPSRFIAEQLTFMDADLFRKLVPSQCLGSIWSQRGKEAKQHLVSTVQATITQFNNVTKCVTSTILRPQQLKPRHTAKIIEKWVDVAQECRTLQNFSSVHAITTALQSNSVFNLKKTWAAVSKSSKITFEDLSNNEEDNFIASRELLMEDIVQGIVPYLGTFLTEFSALDSAFPNYHSNGLINFDKRQKLL; encoded by the exons gcatcaggagatgagcttccatccCATCTCACTGTCGATACCTCCAAcgttcaaattcttaactctgagacctcaaaaagactcgtcgaaaattttgtaatcgctctcatgaacaaggagcgtttctacatccgcacattcttttcgacatacaaagcatataccactgctgaaagtgtgttgtacatcctcctggacaa atatggaagctttggcacctcagaggcagaagagattccagtaatcgattcagtgagcacaaa cagcggaaacaatgataacattccgagctgtgaggagcttgaaaatccagtGCCTACAGAGACAGTTacagagatcagaaa gtccaaaacctttgatggcccaaactctgagaaagatgaagaaccaagttcaccaaaagcgactgcagaaatctcaaa ttctggaaatgttgacagtgcaaatggtgaggaaaatggaagttgtggttcttcaggatccagtgaaataattgctga gtccaaaacctttgacagcccaaactctgataaAGTTGGAGAACCAAGTTCACCGAAAGCGACTGCagaaatttcaaa ttctggaaatgttgacagtgcaaatggtgaggaaaatggaagttgtggttcttcaggatccagcgaaataattgctaa aagcatagacttcaacagatcaaactttctagaagaatataatttcagtcctgcagaaaaggaaacactaatgaaaat tgctatacctgaaattctcgaaatctggctggaggagtctgccgaagactttcgtcaagttccaacttactcttgtctccggaaggtactttcctacttgaaccagacagtgccggggtcagatgctgaacatcgggcccagaaactcctgagtcggtttttggcggaggaaacagcagagaaagagatgttca aaggctaccgtagaagagttagattctatattggagaagaacacgaccaaaccatcgaacaagttgatgaaaagctcctgtcctacccatcacgcttcattgcagagcagctaacttttatggatgct gatctttttcggaaacttgtgcccagccaatgtttagggtccatctggtctcaacgagggaaggaagcaaaacagcatctggtatcaaccgtccaggccaccattacacagttcaataatgttacaaaatgtgtcaccagcaccatattaagacctcaacagctgaaaccacggcacacggctaaaatcattgagaaatgggttgatgttgcccag gaatgtaggactttgcagaatttctcgtcagTGCATGCAATTACCACGGCATTGCAatcgaatagtgtgttcaatttgaagaagacttgggcagccgtgtcaaa gagcagtaagataacatttgaagacctttcaaacaatgaagaagataactttatTGCAAGTAGAGAGCTGCTGatggag gatatcgttcagggaattgtgccgtacctgggaactttcttgacagaattttcagcgctggattcggctttcccgaattaccattca aatggcttgatcaactttgacaagagacaaaaa